A single genomic interval of Eleutherodactylus coqui strain aEleCoq1 chromosome 3, aEleCoq1.hap1, whole genome shotgun sequence harbors:
- the LOC136619674 gene encoding secreted frizzled-related protein 5-like, with protein MYVDFVSSSSRCMAIPRHMPLCYSIGYTDMRIPNLLEHETMAEVIQQSSSWLPLLARECHPDARIFLCSLFAPICLEGIIKPCRSLCEAVRNSCAPIMACYGYPWPEILKCDQFPIDHGMCISTITNNTSGRTVPRASCRDCELDDASSAKEILDTFCANDFTAKVRITKRNLTSSSVSDFDMDSRVDILKHGPLSRADIFPRLQQWLDLDATCVQNIMRGTRTGTYIISGDVQEDRIAVHNAYAWQKRNKNLHFAVKRWKHHKCRL; from the exons ATGTACGTGGACTTTGTGAGCAGCTCGTCCCGATGCATGGCCATCCCAAGGCACATGCCCCTATGTTACAGCATTGGATATACAGACATGAGGATTCCCAACCTGCTGGAGCACGAGACGATGGCGGAGGTGATTCAGCAATCTTCCAGTTGGCTGCCACTGCTTGCACGTGAATGCCACCCGGATGCCAGGATCTTCCTATGCTCACTCTTCGCACCCATATGTCTGGAAGG gattataaagCCGTGCCGAAGTCTGTGCGAGGCGGTAAGGAACAGCTGTGCCCCCATCATGGCGTGCTACGGGTACCCGTGGCCAGAGATACTGAAGTGTGATCAGTTTCCTATTGATCATGGGATGTGCATCTCCACAATTACCAATAACACAAGCGGAAGGA CGGTGCCCCGTGCCAGCTGCAGGGACTGTGAACTTgatgatgccagctctgccaAGGAGATCCTGGATACATTCTGCGCTAATGATTTCA CTGCCAAAGTTCGCATCACTAAGAGGAACCTGACTTCCAGCTCAGTATCGGACTTTGACATGGATTCCAGGGTGGATATCTTAAAGCATGGCCCGCTATCTAGAGCTGACATCTTCCCCAGACTTCAGCAGTGGCTGGACCTGGATGCTACATGTGTGCAGAACATTATGCGTGGGACCCGGACAGGCACTTATATCATCAGCGGGGATGTGCAAGAAGACAGGATAGCAGTGCACAACGCCTATGCCTGGCAGAAGAGGAACAAGAATCTGCACTTTGCTGTAAAGAGATGGAAGCACCATAAATGCAGATTGTAA